Proteins encoded together in one Lathyrus oleraceus cultivar Zhongwan6 chromosome 5, CAAS_Psat_ZW6_1.0, whole genome shotgun sequence window:
- the LOC127085539 gene encoding transcription factor bHLH130 — protein sequence MGVMYEEIRRNQELDSKQHYHQQNNSTLSTPLFTNLIDNNNNHHHGYINNEESFTTENYLPSTSSEMDTMLSKLMSSNNGWNNCEETLQEFDVKVVKKEIGEPVGQNGDYTYGGSELIYQGFSSGSGSGFYGSFGGGNFRDSENCAQDKMGVRSCNNLVRQKSSPAGFFSHENGVTTLREDSNGQETLHGTLNFSSMPSTCLKRMPQIAENRIQSLEANGDSKSHHMPSFTNEFWDNSSFNAQKTETEDEIMFSTSNGLESHEADFRYQNLGLTHHLSLPSSSTKITTSIEKFLQIQDSVPCKIRAKRGFATHPRSIAERVRRTRISDRIKKLQGLFPKSDKQTSTADMLDLAVEYIKDLQEQVQILTDCKEKCKCRSHEKQHSRHCS from the exons ATGGGTGTTATGTATGAAGAGATAAGAAGAAACCAAGAATTAGACTCAAAACAACACTATCACCAACAAAACAATTCAACACTATCAACTCCATTGTTTACAAACCTTATTgacaacaacaataatcatcatcATGGCTATATCAACAATGAAGAATCTTTTACAACTGAGAATTATCTTCCATCCACAAGCTCGGAAATGGACACTATGTTATCCAAGTTGATGTCATCCAACAATGGATGGAACAATTGTGAAGAGACTTTGCAAGAGTTTGATGTGAAGGTTGTGAAGAAAGAAATAGGTGAACCTGTTGGACAGAATGGCGATTACACTTATGGTGGATCTGAGTTGATTTATCAAGGCTTTTCAAGTGGTTCTGGTAGTGGTTTTTATGGATCTTTTGGTGGAGGAAACTTTAGGGATTCTGAGAATTGTGCTCAAGATAAAATGGGTGTGAGGAGTTGCAATAATCTTGTTAGGCAAAAGAGTTCACCTGCTGGATTTTTCTCTCATGAAAATG GTGTTACAACATTGAGAGAAGACTCAAATGGACAAGAAACTTTACATGGTACACTTAACTTCTCATCTATGCCATCTACATGTTTGAAAAGAATGCCACAAATTGCTGAAAATAGAATCCAAAGTCTAGAAGCAAATGGTGACTCCAAATCTCATCATATGCCTAGCTTCACAAATGAATTTTGGGACAACTCATCTTTCAATGCTCAAAAAACAGAAACTGAAGATGAAATCATGTTTTCTACTTCAAATGGTTTGGAATCTCATGAAGCTGATTTTCGCTATCAAAATCTTGGTTTGACTCATCATTTGAGTTTGCCTAGTTCTTCAACTAAGATAACAACATCCATAGAAAAGTTTCTTCAAATTCAAGATTCCGTTCCTTGTAAAATTCGAGCGAAGAGAGGGTTTGCAACTCATCCAAGAAGCATTGCAGAGAGGGTAAGAAGAACGCGAATTAGTGATAGAATCAAGAAACTGCAAGGTCTTTTTCCGAAGTCGGATAAG CAAACGAGTACAGCAGATATGTTGGATTTGGCAGTTGAGTACATTAAAGACTTGCAAGAACAGGTTCAG ATACTCACAGATTGTAAAGAAAAATGCAAATGTAGAAGTCATGAGAAGCAACACTCTAGACATTGTAGCTGA